The segment TTAGCAAAATGCCTAATTACTCCTACCTTCGCACGGAGAGGGATGAAGTTCAAACAAAGTAAGAAAGCAAACCATTTACTAATACAAGGTGAAACCAAACTCCACCAATAATCTCAATTTTTTTAATTTCTCCATTGCGCCGATCTGCTGGATCTGATTGGGTCATATAGAGAACTGGAACACCAATAACCAACATTAAAGAAGCAAAGAGAAGTGCGTTAATAGCAACTGAACTAATGACCTGCATAGGGAATGGAGCGATGGAGCAAATGCTCACTTCATGATCTAATTGTCACATGAGACAAGTTAGTTTCTGACAAAGATTACAAGGTTGTCGCGAGCCTTCACATCCAAAATTAAAAATCGCCCTTACGATGCCATCATTTCGTTAGCAGAAAAGTTCTATGGCTGACGAGGTTATCCCAGTTCAAGGCAGCTTCTTTGATCAAATTCAAGGATCAACTGCACCAGCAAAAGGTTTACAAAGAAGTGCTTTTGAAAAAGACGAAAAATTTTCTGATGAAGATATTAAAAAGGCAGCTAAGGAAAGACCTCGCCTAAGAAAAGGCTCAGAGGTAACAAAAGATATTGAACAAACTGGAGTCACTTCATACTCGAACAAGGTTCCACCATCACATCATCATCACGATGAAATTGATATTACAAAGCTACCACCAGTTCTTAGACACTATGTAGAGCTCAAACAACAAAACCCAGCAAGGATTTTGCTTTATAGGCTGGGTGATTTTTTTGAATGTTTCTTTGAAGATGCCATCCTCTTGTCGCAAACTTTAGAGCTAACCCTCACGGGAAAAGAAGCTGGAAAAATCATAGGAAGAGTTCCCATGGCTGGAATTCCTCATCATGCAGCTGAAAGGTATTGCTGCACACTTATCCAAAAAGGATTTTCAATCGCTTTATGTGATCAACTGGAAAGCAGCCAAAACAAAGAAGGGAAATTACTTAAAAGAGGTATTACAAGAATATTGACCCCTGGAACAGTTATTGAAACAGGTATGCTCCAAGCAAAAAAAAATAATTGGTTAGCAGCAGTATTAGTAGAAAAAGAATCCAATCAAGCATTAGCCAAATGGGGTTTAGCTAATGCAGATATCAGTACAGGGGAATTTTTTGTAAAAGAAGGGTTGGGGCTAAATGCTCTAGAGCAAGAACTCTCAAGAATTGAAGCCTCAGAAGTTATCTGCGAAAAATTAGAGGAAGACCACAATGCTAAGCAATGGTGTCCTGAAAAAATACAGTTAACCCAACTATCCAAAACATCTTTCAATCTTCATGAAGCAAAAGCTGCTCTAAAAAGTCATTACAAAATAACAACAATTAATGGTCTTGGAATTCATGAATATGTCATGGCTTTAAGAGCAGCTGGAGGCTTATTAGCTTATTTGAACGAAACTAATCCTATTAATCAATCGGAAAAATATTTCACTAAGATTCCATTGGAAATGCCGAAAATTTGCTTTACAAAAGAAGCCTTAATACTTGACGCTCAAACTCGTAGAAATTTGGAAATAGTGTCCACTCAAAAAGACGGAAAGTTTCAGGGATCCCTTTTATGGGCAATTGACAGAACACTGACAGCAATGGGAGGAAGGTGTTTGCGAAGATGGTTAGAGAACCCTCTAATTGATCCACAAAAAATTATTGCTCGACAGGAGATAGTTAGTTATCTAGTTGAAAAAAGAAATGTAAGGAAAAGTCTAAGGCAATTACTAAAAGCAATGGCAGATTTAGAAAGGTTATCTGGGCGCGCTAGTACAGGACATGCTGGAGGAAGAGACTTGGTAGCAATTGCCGATGGAATCGAGCGTCTTCCTCTATTTGCAACAACCCTAAAAAATATTCCAGGAAGTGCGCCACGTTGGCTCATTAGTCTACAAAAAATAGACAAAGACTTATTAAAAGTTGCAAGTCTAATTAGAAAAATATTAATCAATAATCCTCCTTTAAGTCTTAGTGAAGGGGGATTAATTCATGACGGTGTTGACCCTATCCTAGATGGCTTAAGGAATATGATAGATGATCAAAATGATTGGTTAAATAGCCAAGAAATTTTAGAAAAAAAAATGAGCAATATCCAAAATCTTAAACTGCAATATCACCGAACATTTGGATACTTTCTTTCAGTAAATAAATCAAAAGCACAAAACGTTCCATCACACTGGATTAGAAGGCAAACTTTATCTAATGAAGAAAGATTTATAACTCCAGACTTAAAAGCTAGGGAGGGTAAAATCTTTCAATTGAAAGCTAGGTCTGCACAAAGAGAGTATGAATTATTTTCAGAGCTTAGGCAAATAGTTGGTGACAAGGCCCAGGAAATTCGCAAAGCAGCAAAATCAGTTGCTGGGTTAGATGCTCTAACAGGTCTTGCCGAACTAGCAGCAGCAGCTAATTATTGTGCACCAACAATACTAGAAAAAAAATCAACTTTAAGGAAGATACATATTGAAGATTCTAGGCACCCTGTAGTGGAGCAAATGCTCGTAGAAAGTAAATTTCAACCCAATGATATTCGTCTTGGAGAAAAGACTGATCTAATTGTTCTAACTGGACCAAATGCTAGTGGGAAAAGTTGTTTCCTAAGGCAAATTGGATTAATTCAATTACTTGCACAAATTGGAAGTTGGATTCCTGCTAAAGAAGCATGTATTAGTATTGCAGATAGAGTTTTCACTCGAGTTGGAGCAGTCGACGATCTAGCGGCTGGGCAATCTACTTTTATGGTTGAAATGACAGAGACAGCTTACATATTAAACCAAGCGACAGCAAAATCATTAGTATTATTAGATGAAATTGGTAGAGGCACATCAACATTTGATGGTCTATCTATTGCGTGGGCAGTAAGTGAATTTCTCGCAAAAGAAATAAAAAGTAGAACGATTTTTGCAACTCATTATCATGAACTCAATTCACTTTCCAAAGAATTCAATAATGTTGCAAATTTTCAAGTATTGGTAAAGCAAAGTGGCAAAGAAATACATTTTCTACATAAAGTTGTAGAAGGTGGGGCAAATAAAAGTTATGGAATAGAAGCGGCTAGACTAGCTGGGGTACCAAACCAAGTGATTAAAAAAGCAAAAGAAATACTTTTGTTAATGGAAAAGAAGAAATAATTTCACTCAATTTCTACAATAGAATCATTTAGTTTATAGCTGCTCGCAACAAAGCATTTACCGAAGCTGCAGCCAATGCAGCCCCTCCACGATTACCTTCAAGCCGAATTTGGGGTACTAAGGTATTAGATAGCAACCTTTTACTTTCT is part of the Prochlorococcus marinus str. MIT 0919 genome and harbors:
- the psbZ gene encoding photosystem II reaction center protein PsbZ; the encoded protein is MQVISSVAINALLFASLMLVIGVPVLYMTQSDPADRRNGEIKKIEIIGGVWFHLVLVNGLLSYFV
- the mutS gene encoding DNA mismatch repair protein MutS; protein product: MADEVIPVQGSFFDQIQGSTAPAKGLQRSAFEKDEKFSDEDIKKAAKERPRLRKGSEVTKDIEQTGVTSYSNKVPPSHHHHDEIDITKLPPVLRHYVELKQQNPARILLYRLGDFFECFFEDAILLSQTLELTLTGKEAGKIIGRVPMAGIPHHAAERYCCTLIQKGFSIALCDQLESSQNKEGKLLKRGITRILTPGTVIETGMLQAKKNNWLAAVLVEKESNQALAKWGLANADISTGEFFVKEGLGLNALEQELSRIEASEVICEKLEEDHNAKQWCPEKIQLTQLSKTSFNLHEAKAALKSHYKITTINGLGIHEYVMALRAAGGLLAYLNETNPINQSEKYFTKIPLEMPKICFTKEALILDAQTRRNLEIVSTQKDGKFQGSLLWAIDRTLTAMGGRCLRRWLENPLIDPQKIIARQEIVSYLVEKRNVRKSLRQLLKAMADLERLSGRASTGHAGGRDLVAIADGIERLPLFATTLKNIPGSAPRWLISLQKIDKDLLKVASLIRKILINNPPLSLSEGGLIHDGVDPILDGLRNMIDDQNDWLNSQEILEKKMSNIQNLKLQYHRTFGYFLSVNKSKAQNVPSHWIRRQTLSNEERFITPDLKAREGKIFQLKARSAQREYELFSELRQIVGDKAQEIRKAAKSVAGLDALTGLAELAAAANYCAPTILEKKSTLRKIHIEDSRHPVVEQMLVESKFQPNDIRLGEKTDLIVLTGPNASGKSCFLRQIGLIQLLAQIGSWIPAKEACISIADRVFTRVGAVDDLAAGQSTFMVEMTETAYILNQATAKSLVLLDEIGRGTSTFDGLSIAWAVSEFLAKEIKSRTIFATHYHELNSLSKEFNNVANFQVLVKQSGKEIHFLHKVVEGGANKSYGIEAARLAGVPNQVIKKAKEILLLMEKKK